A window of Aequoribacter fuscus genomic DNA:
CAGTGGCGACCCGCCCAAGGTTTAAAGATTTTTACACGCTGACCAAACCGAACGTCGTGGCTCTAATGATTGTAACGTCTGTCATTGGAATGTTTATGGCGGTCGACGGCTGGGTACCTTGGCAACCCCTCGTTCTCGGTAACCTAGGTATCGCACTGTGCGCGGGCGCCGCCGCTGCCGTGAACCATGTTATTGACCACCGCATCGATACGAAGATGGCGCGCACAGCGAATCGACCCGTTGCCACGGGCGTGGTCTCGAGCACACAAGCGGTGATCTTCGCGGCCGCTCTGGGTGCCATCGGGATGGCAATCCTTTTATTGTGGGTAAATGCGCTGACGGCGTGGCTCACCTTAGCCTCGTTAGTGGGATATGCCTTCATTTACACCATGTTTTTGAAGCGGGCGACGCCACAAAACATCGTGATAGGTGGTCTAGCCGGCGCTGCGCCACCATTGCTGGGCTGGACCGCTGTTACCGGTGAGGTACATGGCCATGGCTTGTTGCTGGCCCTGATTATTTTTGCGTGGACCCCCCCCCACTTTTGGGCGTTAGCTATTCACCGCAAAGAAGAATATGCCCTAGTTGATATTCCTATGCTACCTGTGACACATGGCGATGCGTTCACTCGTTTACACATCCTTCTCTACACCATCGTCATGTTCATCATTACGGTTTTACCCTTTGTCACGCGATTGAGCGGGCCGATTTATCTGGCAGGTGCGGTTATTTTGGGTTTGGTCTTTTTGTACTGGGCTCTCGCTATGATGTTTCACTGGCGAGAAGATGCGCCCATCCAGACATTTAAATATTCGATTTTGTATTTGTTATTACTGTTTGTGGTTATGTTGGTAGACCACTATATCTACCCGACAGCGACTTTGTGAGGTTGATATGACAACGGCAGCTCAAGCATCCGGAATAAAGAGGACGGTAATCGTCGTATTGGCCTTCATCGTGCTTATTGTGGTGGGCTTTATATCGCGTATTTTCCAGCCCACCATTCTGTCTCCCGCAGAGATGCAAGCC
This region includes:
- the cyoE gene encoding heme o synthase translates to MATSSATVATRPRFKDFYTLTKPNVVALMIVTSVIGMFMAVDGWVPWQPLVLGNLGIALCAGAAAAVNHVIDHRIDTKMARTANRPVATGVVSSTQAVIFAAALGAIGMAILLLWVNALTAWLTLASLVGYAFIYTMFLKRATPQNIVIGGLAGAAPPLLGWTAVTGEVHGHGLLLALIIFAWTPPHFWALAIHRKEEYALVDIPMLPVTHGDAFTRLHILLYTIVMFIITVLPFVTRLSGPIYLAGAVILGLVFLYWALAMMFHWREDAPIQTFKYSILYLLLLFVVMLVDHYIYPTATL